In the genome of Heterodontus francisci isolate sHetFra1 chromosome 15, sHetFra1.hap1, whole genome shotgun sequence, one region contains:
- the LOC137377802 gene encoding regulator of cell cycle RGCC-like has translation MSSSDQAKSVWNEDEFDAVLNEFNMVMEDLSCSANTGVQYEEHLNQMKRMGATSAVDSGIDDSESTGSSAASSLNCSIEKLNSVGTATTKAKLGDTRDLEDFIADLDQTLAEMM, from the exons ATGAGTTCATCTGATCAAGCCAAATCCG TGTGGAATGAGGATGAATTTGATGCTGTCCTGAATGAATTCAATATGGTCATGGAAGACCTCTCCTGCTCTGCAAACACTGGTGTTCAGTATGAGGAGCATTTAAATCAAATGAAGAGGATGGGTGCTACCAGTGCTGTTGACAGTGGAATCGATGACTCGGAGA GTACGGGTTCGTCTGCTGCGAGCAGCTTAAACTGTAGTATTGAGAAACTGAATTCAGTCGGCACGGCAACAACCAAAG CTAAACTTGGAGACACAAGGGATTTGGAGGATTTTATTGCCGACCTGGACCAGACATTAGCAG AGATGATGTAA